One genomic window of Meles meles chromosome 3, mMelMel3.1 paternal haplotype, whole genome shotgun sequence includes the following:
- the HNRNPH1 gene encoding heterogeneous nuclear ribonucleoprotein H isoform X1 — protein sequence MMLGTEGGEGFVVKVRGLPWSCSADEVQRFFSDCKIQNGAQGIRFIYTREGRPSGEAFVELESEDEVKLALKKDRETMGHRYVEVFKSNNVEMDWVLKHTGPNSPDTANDGFVRLRGLPFGCSKEEIVQFFSGLEIVPNGITLPVDFQGRSTGEAFVQFASQEIAEKALKKHKERIGHRYIEIFKSSRAEVRTHYDPPRKLMAMQRPGPYDRPGAGRGYNSIGRGAGFERMRRGAYGGGYGGYDDYNGYNDGYGFGSDRFGRDLNYCFSGMSDHRYGDGGSTFQSTTGHCVHMRGLPYRATENDIYNFFSPLNPVRVHIEIGPDGRVTGEADVEFATHEDAVAAMSKDKANMQHRYVELFLNSTAGASGGAYEHRYVELFLNSTAGASGGAYGSQMMGGMGLSNQSSYGGPASQQLSGGYGGGYGGQSSMSGYGSQGAVNSSYYSSGSRASVGVNGMGGMSSMSSMSGGWGM from the exons ATGATGTTGGGCACCGAAGGCGGAGAGGGATTCGTGGTGAAGGTCCGGGGCTTGCCCTGGTCTTGCTCGGCAGACGAAGTGCAGCGTTTTTTCTCCG ACTGCAAAATTCAAAATGGGGCTCAAGGTATTCGTTTCATCTACACCAGAGAAGGCAGACCGAGTGGCGAGGCTTTTGTTGAACTTGAATCAGAAGATGAAGTCAAATTGGCCctgaaaaaagacagagaaactaTGGGACACAGATATGTTGAAG TATTCAAGTCAAACAACGTTGAAATGGATTGGGTGTTGAAGCATACTGGTCCAAATAGTCCCGACACGGCCAATGATGGCTTTGTACGGCTTAGAGGACTCCCCTTTGGATGTAGCAAGGAAGAAATTGTTCAGTTCTTCTCAG GGTTGGAAATCGTGCCAAATGGGATAACATTGCCGGTGGACTTCCAGGGGAGGAGTACGGGGGAGGCCTTCGTGCAGTTTGCTTCACAGGAAATAGCTGAAAAGGCTCTAAAGAAACACAAGGAAAGAATAGGGCACAG GTATATCGAAATCTTTAAGAGCAGTCGAGCTGAAGTTAGAACTCACTATGATCCGCCACGAAAGCTTATGGCCATGCAGCGGCCAGGTCCCTATGACAGACCTGGAGCTGGCAGAGGGTATAACAGCATTGGCAGGGGAGCTGGCTTTGAACGGATGAGGCGTGGTGCTTATGGTGGAG GTTATGGAGGCTATGATGATTATAATGGCTATAATGATGGCTATGGATTTGGGTCGGATAGATTTGGAAGAG ACCTCAATTACTGTTTTTCAGGAATGTCTGATCACAGATACGGGGATGGTGGCTCTACTTTCCAGAGCACAACAGGACATTGTGTACACATGAGGGGATTACCTTACAGAGCTACTGAGAATGACATTTATAAT TTTTTTTCACCGCTCAATCCTGTGAGAGTACATATTGAAATTGGTCCTGATGGCAGAGTAACTGGTGAAGCAGATGTTGAGTTTGCGACTCATGAAGATGCTGTGGCAGCGATGTCAAAAGACAAAGCAAATATGC aaCACAGATATGTAGAACTCTTCTTGAATTCTACAGCAGGAGCAAGCGGTGGTGCTTACG aACACAGATATGTAGAACTCTTCTTGAATTCTACAGCAGGAGCAAGCGGTGGTGCTTATGGTAGCCAAATGATGGGAGGCATGGGCTTGT CAAACCAGTCCAGTTACGGCGGCCCAGCCAGTCAGCAGCTGAGTGGTGGTTATGGAGGCGGCTATGGTGGCCAGAGCAGCATGAGTGGATACG
- the HNRNPH1 gene encoding heterogeneous nuclear ribonucleoprotein H isoform X5 has product MMLGTEGGEGFVVKVRGLPWSCSADEVQRFFSDCKIQNGAQGIRFIYTREGRPSGEAFVELESEDEVKLALKKDRETMGHRYVEVFKSNNVEMDWVLKHTGPNSPDTANDGFVRLRGLPFGCSKEEIVQFFSGLEIVPNGITLPVDFQGRSTGEAFVQFASQEIAEKALKKHKERIGHRYIEIFKSSRAEVRTHYDPPRKLMAMQRPGPYDRPGAGRGYNSIGRGAGFERMRRGAYGGGYGGYDDYNGYNDGYGFGSDRFGRDLNYCFSGMSDHRYGDGGSTFQSTTGHCVHMRGLPYRATENDIYNFFSPLNPVRVHIEIGPDGRVTGEADVEFATHEDAVAAMSKDKANMQHRYVELFLNSTAGASGGAYEHRYVELFLNSTAGASGGAYANQSSYGGPASQQLSGGYGGGYGGQSSMSGYDQVLQENSSDFQSNIA; this is encoded by the exons ATGATGTTGGGCACCGAAGGCGGAGAGGGATTCGTGGTGAAGGTCCGGGGCTTGCCCTGGTCTTGCTCGGCAGACGAAGTGCAGCGTTTTTTCTCCG ACTGCAAAATTCAAAATGGGGCTCAAGGTATTCGTTTCATCTACACCAGAGAAGGCAGACCGAGTGGCGAGGCTTTTGTTGAACTTGAATCAGAAGATGAAGTCAAATTGGCCctgaaaaaagacagagaaactaTGGGACACAGATATGTTGAAG TATTCAAGTCAAACAACGTTGAAATGGATTGGGTGTTGAAGCATACTGGTCCAAATAGTCCCGACACGGCCAATGATGGCTTTGTACGGCTTAGAGGACTCCCCTTTGGATGTAGCAAGGAAGAAATTGTTCAGTTCTTCTCAG GGTTGGAAATCGTGCCAAATGGGATAACATTGCCGGTGGACTTCCAGGGGAGGAGTACGGGGGAGGCCTTCGTGCAGTTTGCTTCACAGGAAATAGCTGAAAAGGCTCTAAAGAAACACAAGGAAAGAATAGGGCACAG GTATATCGAAATCTTTAAGAGCAGTCGAGCTGAAGTTAGAACTCACTATGATCCGCCACGAAAGCTTATGGCCATGCAGCGGCCAGGTCCCTATGACAGACCTGGAGCTGGCAGAGGGTATAACAGCATTGGCAGGGGAGCTGGCTTTGAACGGATGAGGCGTGGTGCTTATGGTGGAG GTTATGGAGGCTATGATGATTATAATGGCTATAATGATGGCTATGGATTTGGGTCGGATAGATTTGGAAGAG ACCTCAATTACTGTTTTTCAGGAATGTCTGATCACAGATACGGGGATGGTGGCTCTACTTTCCAGAGCACAACAGGACATTGTGTACACATGAGGGGATTACCTTACAGAGCTACTGAGAATGACATTTATAAT TTTTTTTCACCGCTCAATCCTGTGAGAGTACATATTGAAATTGGTCCTGATGGCAGAGTAACTGGTGAAGCAGATGTTGAGTTTGCGACTCATGAAGATGCTGTGGCAGCGATGTCAAAAGACAAAGCAAATATGC aaCACAGATATGTAGAACTCTTCTTGAATTCTACAGCAGGAGCAAGCGGTGGTGCTTACG aACACAGATATGTAGAACTCTTCTTGAATTCTACAGCAGGAGCAAGCGGTGGTGCTTATG CAAACCAGTCCAGTTACGGCGGCCCAGCCAGTCAGCAGCTGAGTGGTGGTTATGGAGGCGGCTATGGTGGCCAGAGCAGCATGAGTGGATACG
- the HNRNPH1 gene encoding heterogeneous nuclear ribonucleoprotein H isoform X3 codes for MMLGTEGGEGFVVKVRGLPWSCSADEVQRFFSDCKIQNGAQGIRFIYTREGRPSGEAFVELESEDEVKLALKKDRETMGHRYVEVFKSNNVEMDWVLKHTGPNSPDTANDGFVRLRGLPFGCSKEEIVQFFSGLEIVPNGITLPVDFQGRSTGEAFVQFASQEIAEKALKKHKERIGHRYIEIFKSSRAEVRTHYDPPRKLMAMQRPGPYDRPGAGRGYNSIGRGAGFERMRRGAYGGGYGGYDDYNGYNDGYGFGSDRFGRDLNYCFSGMSDHRYGDGGSTFQSTTGHCVHMRGLPYRATENDIYNFFSPLNPVRVHIEIGPDGRVTGEADVEFATHEDAVAAMSKDKANMQHRYVELFLNSTAGASGGAYGSQMLGGMGLSNQSSYGGPASQQLSGGYGGGYGGQSSMSGYGSQGAVNSSYYSSGSRASVGVNGMGGMSSMSSMSGGWGM; via the exons ATGATGTTGGGCACCGAAGGCGGAGAGGGATTCGTGGTGAAGGTCCGGGGCTTGCCCTGGTCTTGCTCGGCAGACGAAGTGCAGCGTTTTTTCTCCG ACTGCAAAATTCAAAATGGGGCTCAAGGTATTCGTTTCATCTACACCAGAGAAGGCAGACCGAGTGGCGAGGCTTTTGTTGAACTTGAATCAGAAGATGAAGTCAAATTGGCCctgaaaaaagacagagaaactaTGGGACACAGATATGTTGAAG TATTCAAGTCAAACAACGTTGAAATGGATTGGGTGTTGAAGCATACTGGTCCAAATAGTCCCGACACGGCCAATGATGGCTTTGTACGGCTTAGAGGACTCCCCTTTGGATGTAGCAAGGAAGAAATTGTTCAGTTCTTCTCAG GGTTGGAAATCGTGCCAAATGGGATAACATTGCCGGTGGACTTCCAGGGGAGGAGTACGGGGGAGGCCTTCGTGCAGTTTGCTTCACAGGAAATAGCTGAAAAGGCTCTAAAGAAACACAAGGAAAGAATAGGGCACAG GTATATCGAAATCTTTAAGAGCAGTCGAGCTGAAGTTAGAACTCACTATGATCCGCCACGAAAGCTTATGGCCATGCAGCGGCCAGGTCCCTATGACAGACCTGGAGCTGGCAGAGGGTATAACAGCATTGGCAGGGGAGCTGGCTTTGAACGGATGAGGCGTGGTGCTTATGGTGGAG GTTATGGAGGCTATGATGATTATAATGGCTATAATGATGGCTATGGATTTGGGTCGGATAGATTTGGAAGAG ACCTCAATTACTGTTTTTCAGGAATGTCTGATCACAGATACGGGGATGGTGGCTCTACTTTCCAGAGCACAACAGGACATTGTGTACACATGAGGGGATTACCTTACAGAGCTACTGAGAATGACATTTATAAT TTTTTTTCACCGCTCAATCCTGTGAGAGTACATATTGAAATTGGTCCTGATGGCAGAGTAACTGGTGAAGCAGATGTTGAGTTTGCGACTCATGAAGATGCTGTGGCAGCGATGTCAAAAGACAAAGCAAATATGC aaCACAGATATGTAGAACTCTTCTTGAATTCTACAGCAGGAGCAAGCGGTGGTGCTTACGGTAGCCAAATGCTAGGAGGCATGGGTTTGT CAAACCAGTCCAGTTACGGCGGCCCAGCCAGTCAGCAGCTGAGTGGTGGTTATGGAGGCGGCTATGGTGGCCAGAGCAGCATGAGTGGATACG
- the HNRNPH1 gene encoding heterogeneous nuclear ribonucleoprotein H isoform X2 has translation MMLGTEGGEGFVVKVRGLPWSCSADEVQRFFSDCKIQNGAQGIRFIYTREGRPSGEAFVELESEDEVKLALKKDRETMGHRYVEVFKSNNVEMDWVLKHTGPNSPDTANDGFVRLRGLPFGCSKEEIVQFFSGLEIVPNGITLPVDFQGRSTGEAFVQFASQEIAEKALKKHKERIGHRYIEIFKSSRAEVRTHYDPPRKLMAMQRPGPYDRPGAGRGYNSIGRGAGFERMRRGAYGGGYGGYDDYNGYNDGYGFGSDRFGRDLNYCFSGMSDHRYGDGGSTFQSTTGHCVHMRGLPYRATENDIYNFFSPLNPVRVHIEIGPDGRVTGEADVEFATHEDAVAAMSKDKANMQHRYVELFLNSTAGASGGAYEHRYVELFLNSTAGASGGAYANQSSYGGPASQQLSGGYGGGYGGQSSMSGYGSQGAVNSSYYSSGSRASVGVNGMGGMSSMSSMSGGWGM, from the exons ATGATGTTGGGCACCGAAGGCGGAGAGGGATTCGTGGTGAAGGTCCGGGGCTTGCCCTGGTCTTGCTCGGCAGACGAAGTGCAGCGTTTTTTCTCCG ACTGCAAAATTCAAAATGGGGCTCAAGGTATTCGTTTCATCTACACCAGAGAAGGCAGACCGAGTGGCGAGGCTTTTGTTGAACTTGAATCAGAAGATGAAGTCAAATTGGCCctgaaaaaagacagagaaactaTGGGACACAGATATGTTGAAG TATTCAAGTCAAACAACGTTGAAATGGATTGGGTGTTGAAGCATACTGGTCCAAATAGTCCCGACACGGCCAATGATGGCTTTGTACGGCTTAGAGGACTCCCCTTTGGATGTAGCAAGGAAGAAATTGTTCAGTTCTTCTCAG GGTTGGAAATCGTGCCAAATGGGATAACATTGCCGGTGGACTTCCAGGGGAGGAGTACGGGGGAGGCCTTCGTGCAGTTTGCTTCACAGGAAATAGCTGAAAAGGCTCTAAAGAAACACAAGGAAAGAATAGGGCACAG GTATATCGAAATCTTTAAGAGCAGTCGAGCTGAAGTTAGAACTCACTATGATCCGCCACGAAAGCTTATGGCCATGCAGCGGCCAGGTCCCTATGACAGACCTGGAGCTGGCAGAGGGTATAACAGCATTGGCAGGGGAGCTGGCTTTGAACGGATGAGGCGTGGTGCTTATGGTGGAG GTTATGGAGGCTATGATGATTATAATGGCTATAATGATGGCTATGGATTTGGGTCGGATAGATTTGGAAGAG ACCTCAATTACTGTTTTTCAGGAATGTCTGATCACAGATACGGGGATGGTGGCTCTACTTTCCAGAGCACAACAGGACATTGTGTACACATGAGGGGATTACCTTACAGAGCTACTGAGAATGACATTTATAAT TTTTTTTCACCGCTCAATCCTGTGAGAGTACATATTGAAATTGGTCCTGATGGCAGAGTAACTGGTGAAGCAGATGTTGAGTTTGCGACTCATGAAGATGCTGTGGCAGCGATGTCAAAAGACAAAGCAAATATGC aaCACAGATATGTAGAACTCTTCTTGAATTCTACAGCAGGAGCAAGCGGTGGTGCTTACG aACACAGATATGTAGAACTCTTCTTGAATTCTACAGCAGGAGCAAGCGGTGGTGCTTATG CAAACCAGTCCAGTTACGGCGGCCCAGCCAGTCAGCAGCTGAGTGGTGGTTATGGAGGCGGCTATGGTGGCCAGAGCAGCATGAGTGGATACG
- the HNRNPH1 gene encoding heterogeneous nuclear ribonucleoprotein H isoform X6, with the protein MMLGTEGGEGFVVKVRGLPWSCSADEVQRFFSDCKIQNGAQGIRFIYTREGRPSGEAFVELESEDEVKLALKKDRETMGHRYVEVFKSNNVEMDWVLKHTGPNSPDTANDGFVRLRGLPFGCSKEEIVQFFSGLEIVPNGITLPVDFQGRSTGEAFVQFASQEIAEKALKKHKERIGHRYIEIFKSSRAEVRTHYDPPRKLMAMQRPGPYDRPGAGRGYNSIGRGAGFERMRRGAYGGGYGGYDDYNGYNDGYGFGSDRFGRDLNYCFSGMSDHRYGDGGSTFQSTTGHCVHMRGLPYRATENDIYNFFSPLNPVRVHIEIGPDGRVTGEADVEFATHEDAVAAMSKDKANMQHRYVELFLNSTAGASGGAYGSQMLGGMGLSNQSSYGGPASQQLSGGYGGGYGGQSSMSGYDQVLQENSSDFQSNIA; encoded by the exons ATGATGTTGGGCACCGAAGGCGGAGAGGGATTCGTGGTGAAGGTCCGGGGCTTGCCCTGGTCTTGCTCGGCAGACGAAGTGCAGCGTTTTTTCTCCG ACTGCAAAATTCAAAATGGGGCTCAAGGTATTCGTTTCATCTACACCAGAGAAGGCAGACCGAGTGGCGAGGCTTTTGTTGAACTTGAATCAGAAGATGAAGTCAAATTGGCCctgaaaaaagacagagaaactaTGGGACACAGATATGTTGAAG TATTCAAGTCAAACAACGTTGAAATGGATTGGGTGTTGAAGCATACTGGTCCAAATAGTCCCGACACGGCCAATGATGGCTTTGTACGGCTTAGAGGACTCCCCTTTGGATGTAGCAAGGAAGAAATTGTTCAGTTCTTCTCAG GGTTGGAAATCGTGCCAAATGGGATAACATTGCCGGTGGACTTCCAGGGGAGGAGTACGGGGGAGGCCTTCGTGCAGTTTGCTTCACAGGAAATAGCTGAAAAGGCTCTAAAGAAACACAAGGAAAGAATAGGGCACAG GTATATCGAAATCTTTAAGAGCAGTCGAGCTGAAGTTAGAACTCACTATGATCCGCCACGAAAGCTTATGGCCATGCAGCGGCCAGGTCCCTATGACAGACCTGGAGCTGGCAGAGGGTATAACAGCATTGGCAGGGGAGCTGGCTTTGAACGGATGAGGCGTGGTGCTTATGGTGGAG GTTATGGAGGCTATGATGATTATAATGGCTATAATGATGGCTATGGATTTGGGTCGGATAGATTTGGAAGAG ACCTCAATTACTGTTTTTCAGGAATGTCTGATCACAGATACGGGGATGGTGGCTCTACTTTCCAGAGCACAACAGGACATTGTGTACACATGAGGGGATTACCTTACAGAGCTACTGAGAATGACATTTATAAT TTTTTTTCACCGCTCAATCCTGTGAGAGTACATATTGAAATTGGTCCTGATGGCAGAGTAACTGGTGAAGCAGATGTTGAGTTTGCGACTCATGAAGATGCTGTGGCAGCGATGTCAAAAGACAAAGCAAATATGC aaCACAGATATGTAGAACTCTTCTTGAATTCTACAGCAGGAGCAAGCGGTGGTGCTTACGGTAGCCAAATGCTAGGAGGCATGGGTTTGT CAAACCAGTCCAGTTACGGCGGCCCAGCCAGTCAGCAGCTGAGTGGTGGTTATGGAGGCGGCTATGGTGGCCAGAGCAGCATGAGTGGATACG
- the HNRNPH1 gene encoding heterogeneous nuclear ribonucleoprotein H isoform X4, with protein MMLGTEGGEGFVVKVRGLPWSCSADEVQRFFSDCKIQNGAQGIRFIYTREGRPSGEAFVELESEDEVKLALKKDRETMGHRYVEVFKSNNVEMDWVLKHTGPNSPDTANDGFVRLRGLPFGCSKEEIVQFFSGLEIVPNGITLPVDFQGRSTGEAFVQFASQEIAEKALKKHKERIGHRYIEIFKSSRAEVRTHYDPPRKLMAMQRPGPYDRPGAGRGYNSIGRGAGFERMRRGAYGGGYGGYDDYNGYNDGYGFGSDRFGRDLNYCFSGMSDHRYGDGGSTFQSTTGHCVHMRGLPYRATENDIYNFFSPLNPVRVHIEIGPDGRVTGEADVEFATHEDAVAAMSKDKANMQHRYVELFLNSTAGASGGAYEHRYVELFLNSTAGASGGAYGSQMMGGMGLSNQSSYGGPASQQLSGGYGGGYGGQSSMSGYDQVLQENSSDFQSNIA; from the exons ATGATGTTGGGCACCGAAGGCGGAGAGGGATTCGTGGTGAAGGTCCGGGGCTTGCCCTGGTCTTGCTCGGCAGACGAAGTGCAGCGTTTTTTCTCCG ACTGCAAAATTCAAAATGGGGCTCAAGGTATTCGTTTCATCTACACCAGAGAAGGCAGACCGAGTGGCGAGGCTTTTGTTGAACTTGAATCAGAAGATGAAGTCAAATTGGCCctgaaaaaagacagagaaactaTGGGACACAGATATGTTGAAG TATTCAAGTCAAACAACGTTGAAATGGATTGGGTGTTGAAGCATACTGGTCCAAATAGTCCCGACACGGCCAATGATGGCTTTGTACGGCTTAGAGGACTCCCCTTTGGATGTAGCAAGGAAGAAATTGTTCAGTTCTTCTCAG GGTTGGAAATCGTGCCAAATGGGATAACATTGCCGGTGGACTTCCAGGGGAGGAGTACGGGGGAGGCCTTCGTGCAGTTTGCTTCACAGGAAATAGCTGAAAAGGCTCTAAAGAAACACAAGGAAAGAATAGGGCACAG GTATATCGAAATCTTTAAGAGCAGTCGAGCTGAAGTTAGAACTCACTATGATCCGCCACGAAAGCTTATGGCCATGCAGCGGCCAGGTCCCTATGACAGACCTGGAGCTGGCAGAGGGTATAACAGCATTGGCAGGGGAGCTGGCTTTGAACGGATGAGGCGTGGTGCTTATGGTGGAG GTTATGGAGGCTATGATGATTATAATGGCTATAATGATGGCTATGGATTTGGGTCGGATAGATTTGGAAGAG ACCTCAATTACTGTTTTTCAGGAATGTCTGATCACAGATACGGGGATGGTGGCTCTACTTTCCAGAGCACAACAGGACATTGTGTACACATGAGGGGATTACCTTACAGAGCTACTGAGAATGACATTTATAAT TTTTTTTCACCGCTCAATCCTGTGAGAGTACATATTGAAATTGGTCCTGATGGCAGAGTAACTGGTGAAGCAGATGTTGAGTTTGCGACTCATGAAGATGCTGTGGCAGCGATGTCAAAAGACAAAGCAAATATGC aaCACAGATATGTAGAACTCTTCTTGAATTCTACAGCAGGAGCAAGCGGTGGTGCTTACG aACACAGATATGTAGAACTCTTCTTGAATTCTACAGCAGGAGCAAGCGGTGGTGCTTATGGTAGCCAAATGATGGGAGGCATGGGCTTGT CAAACCAGTCCAGTTACGGCGGCCCAGCCAGTCAGCAGCTGAGTGGTGGTTATGGAGGCGGCTATGGTGGCCAGAGCAGCATGAGTGGATACG